A single genomic interval of Vibrio maritimus harbors:
- a CDS encoding SirB2 family protein, which translates to MYTLLVKTHVTLALLSFISFIIRAWWGFSHSALVENKFALVIHQILTVFMLISAGTLCIMLDQFPFVNGWLTEKLSLFIVYAFSTMLLFQLTLKRRIRVLLMLVTCGIWLTIFTIGKAHTPLLFG; encoded by the coding sequence ATGTACACGCTTCTCGTCAAAACCCATGTCACACTGGCATTACTCAGCTTCATCAGTTTTATCATCCGAGCCTGGTGGGGCTTTAGTCACTCAGCTTTGGTGGAAAACAAATTCGCACTCGTCATCCACCAGATCCTGACTGTGTTCATGCTTATCAGCGCAGGAACACTTTGCATCATGTTAGATCAGTTCCCATTCGTTAATGGCTGGCTTACAGAGAAGCTAAGCCTGTTTATTGTCTACGCCTTTAGCACGATGCTTTTGTTCCAGCTGACACTTAAACGACGCATTAGAGTGTTACTCATGCTAGTGACATGTGGCATCTGGTTAACCATCTTTACGATCGGTAAAGCACACACTCCACTTTTGTTCGGCTAA